The Planctellipticum variicoloris DNA window ATTCCCGGCACCTACATGCCGTCGTTCCTGCTGATGAAGGACGAAGAGACGGACGCCGTCATCGAGTACATCCTGTACCTCTCCATGCGCGGCGAACTGGAGAAGCGGCTGGGAGACATCCTCAAATCCGATTACGCCCTGTCGGAAGTGCAGAAGACCTACGACGAAAAACTGGCGGACTACGAAGCGGAGAAGAAGGCGGGCGAGAATCCCGATCCGCCGAAAACGCTCGAACAACTGACGAAAAAGGCGACCGACGATTTCGCCGACTTCCTCGCCGAGGATTTCAAAACCGAACTGGAAGACGGGGCCGACTTCATCAAGGACGCCTGGACGGCTGCCGACGAACCGGATGCCGCCGTGCTGCCCCACTCGGCGCGGGTCGCCGACGATGCGGCCTCCCGCGAGCGCGGACGGATGCTGTTTCTCTCCGATTCCACCAAGTGCTACACCTGCCACGGTCCGCAGGGTCGGGGCGACGGACCGGCGACTCTCGACTACTGGCCGAAGCCGGGCGCCGACGAAAAGTATGCACAACCCGGTCTGCACGACGTCTGGGGCAATCCCCAGCAGCCGCGCGATCTGACCCGGGGCGTCTACCGCGGCGGACGACGTCCGCTCGATCTCTACCGACGGATTCACGCCGGGATCAAGGGGACGCAGATGGCCGGCTTCGGCACGGCGCTGAAGGACGATCAGATCTGGGACGTCGTCAATTACGTGATGAGCCTGCCTTACGAATCCAGCGCACCCTCCAGTGCGGTCCCGGCTCAGCAGACGGCGGCGACCGCGCCTCGGACCTCCAACTGAATCACCACCACCTCCGCGCGATTGAGCGGACAGCCAGACAGCAGATCGGCAGGGGAGCCGGAACGTGGGCGGAAAACTCTGGGCACTCTTCTTCATGCTGACCGCGCTCGCGGCGCTCGCCGCGACGTTCGCGGGGCCGCTGCTGGGCGTCGGCTTTCCCGGCGACGGTCGGGCCTACACGACGATCGGCGTGAAGATCGACAGCCTGTTCATGCTGATCCTGTGGATTGTCGTGGTCGTCTTCATCGGCACTCAGCTCGCCCTGGGCTACGTCCTCTGGAAGGGGGCCGAGGCGGCCACGACCGGCAGGCCCGCCCAGTTCTCGCACGGCAATCCGACGCTCGAAGTCATCTGGACGATCATCCCCGCGGCGATCCTGCTCTTCCTGGCGATCTATCAGATGGACGTCTGGGCCGAATACCGCATCAAGACCATGATTCCCAAAGCGAACGAAGTCGTGGCGGAAGTGACCGCCCGTCAGTTCGAGTGGCGGATCCGCTACCCGCAGGCCGGGAAGCCGCTGGGACTGCGCCCGCAGCCCGACGACGTCCATACCGTCAACGATCTGCGCGTCCCCGTCGGCCGGTCGGTCTCGATCAATCTCCGGACCGAAGACGTCCAGCATTCGTTTTTCGTGCCGCATCTGCGGATCAAGCAGGACGCCGTGCCCGGCAAAGTCATTCCGGTCTGGTTTCACGTGACGAAAGCCGGGGAATACGACCTGGTCTGCGCGGAACTGTGCGGCTGGGGACACTACAAAATGAAAGCCCGCGTCCTGGCCATGCCCGAAGACGAGTTTCAGGCCTGGAAGAAACAGATCGCGGTCGAGCAGTTCACCGACGGTGTGACGGCCGCAGCACCGGACAGCAACCAGACCCCGAACACAGCCGAATAATCCTCTGCCTCATGCAGAGGCTGACCATCGCGAGGTTTCGCCGGTGAGCACACTCAATCCCAGTCTCGATCACGCCAGCCCGCACGGGCACGCGGGGCACGGACACCACGAACTCGGCTTCGTGCGGACGTATCTCTTTTCGACCGATCACAAGATGATCGGCATCCAGTTCCTCATGACCACCCTGCTCATGATGCTGGTCGGGGGACTCTTCGCGCTGGGCGTCCGCTGGCAGCTCGCCTGGCCCTGGGAGCGGATGCCGTTCTACGGCGACAAGCTCTTCCCCGGCGAAGGGGGCCAGATCTCCCCCGAAGCCTACACCATGCTCTTCACGATGCACGCTTCGGTGATGACCTTCCTCGTCGTGATCCCGATCCTGGGAGGCGCCTTCGGCAACCTGCTGATCCCGCTGCAGATCGGCGCGCCCGACATGGCCTTCCCCAAGCTCAATATGCTGAGCTACTGGTTCTTCCTGCCGGCCATCGTCTGCTTCGGCATGGCCACGGTGATCGACGGCGGCGCCGCCGCCGGCTGGACCTCCTATCCGCTCCTCTCCGTGTTAAGGGATGCCGCCCCCGGTTCCCGCGACGCCCAGACCTGGTGGCTCTTCGGCGTCACCTTTGTCGGCGTGTCGTCGATGATGGGCTCGATCAACTACATCACGACCATCATCAACATGCGCGCCCCCGGCATGACGCTGTTCCGCATGCCGCTGACGATCTGGGCCATGCTGATCACCGCCATCCTCCAGGCGTTCGCGCTGCCGGTGTTGACGTCGGCGGGACTGATGCAGCTCTCCGACCGCCTGCTGGGAACCTGCTTCTTTATCCCCGCCGGGGTCATCGTCAACAACGCCGCCCCGACCGTCGGCGGCGGTCAGCCCCTGCTCTGGCAGCACCTGTTCTGGTTCTACTCGCACCCCGCCGTCTACATCATGCTCCTCCCCGCAATGGGCATGGTCTCCGACATGCTCGCCTGCATGTGCCGCAAGCCGATCTTCGGCTACAAGCCGATGGTCTTCTCGATGGCGACCATCGCCGGGCTGGGCTTCATCGTCTGGGGCCACCACATGTACGCCAGCGGCATGAACCCCGCCCTCGGCATGACGTTCATGGTCGCCACCATCATGATCGCCCTCCCCTCCGCGATTAAGACGTTCAACTGGATCGGCACCATGTGGGGCGGCCGGCTGCAGTTCAACGCCGTACTCCTCAACTGCGTGGCCTTCGTGTCGATGTTCGTCATCGGCGGCCTCAGCGGCATCTTCATGGCCGCGGTCCCCGTCGACGTCTACATCCACGACACCTACTTCATCGTCGCTCACTTCCACTACATTCTCTTCGGCTCGACGCTGTTCGGAGTGTTCGCGGCGATTCAGTTCTGGTTCCCGAAATTCTTCGGCAGGATGATGAACGACACCGTCGCCAAGTGCCACTTCGTGCTGACGTTCATCGGCTTCAATCTGACGTTCTTCCCCATGCACCTGCTGGGGATCGCGGGAATGCCCCGGCGCTATGCCGACTACCTGCATCTCCCCTACCTGGAACACCTGGGGCCGATGAATCAGTTCATGACGTACGCGGCGATGCTGATGGGATCGGCCCAGATTCTGCTGATCGGGAACTTTTTCCTGAGCATGTTCTTCGGGCCGAAAGCGGGGCGGAATCCGTGGCATGCCAATTCGCTGGAATGGTTCGCCCCGTCGCCGCCGCCGCACGGCAACTTCGACGTGCCGCCGATCGTGTACCACGGACCTTACGAATACAGTTCGCCGTTGTCGGGAGACAAAGACTACCTTCCTCAGACGGAATACGTGCCGCTGGCGCAGCGCCGGCAGGTCGACGCTCATTGACGTTTCAGGCCGGCGCAACCCGCGCCGGACCCGGTTAAGCCATGTTAAATGACAACCTCTATCGCCCGTGGCTGCACGCCGTCGCCTGGGTGACCGTGCTGCTGACGCTGCTGCCCATCAGCGTCGGAGCGATGGTCACCACGATCGACGCCGGCATGGCCTTCGCCGACTGGCCGACCTCCAACGGCGTCGGCATGCTCGAGTATCCGCTGCACAAAGCGGGACGCGACGAGTTCTGGGAGC harbors:
- a CDS encoding c-type cytochrome — encoded protein: MMRRPESGHRNLCRSGCWAACLLTGLIGGCTEAPQQEFAIRETTRDLIPEARAAVESSLLTYFGTPTAAVAWERLPLKFGGAVGQVESVDGPNVVVQWDEGHAPTPAQSAPGSPVVWPGSGVRSGKVGAGDTVAAYDPEKRLLTLSAADPAPAVGDRVALNFGHTLQVGRVVYAKNCGHCHGASGDGEGPTAKYLNPRPRDYRNGVMKFTSTATPARASREDLKRMIREGIPGTYMPSFLLMKDEETDAVIEYILYLSMRGELEKRLGDILKSDYALSEVQKTYDEKLADYEAEKKAGENPDPPKTLEQLTKKATDDFADFLAEDFKTELEDGADFIKDAWTAADEPDAAVLPHSARVADDAASRERGRMLFLSDSTKCYTCHGPQGRGDGPATLDYWPKPGADEKYAQPGLHDVWGNPQQPRDLTRGVYRGGRRPLDLYRRIHAGIKGTQMAGFGTALKDDQIWDVVNYVMSLPYESSAPSSAVPAQQTAATAPRTSN
- the coxB gene encoding cytochrome c oxidase subunit II gives rise to the protein MGGKLWALFFMLTALAALAATFAGPLLGVGFPGDGRAYTTIGVKIDSLFMLILWIVVVVFIGTQLALGYVLWKGAEAATTGRPAQFSHGNPTLEVIWTIIPAAILLFLAIYQMDVWAEYRIKTMIPKANEVVAEVTARQFEWRIRYPQAGKPLGLRPQPDDVHTVNDLRVPVGRSVSINLRTEDVQHSFFVPHLRIKQDAVPGKVIPVWFHVTKAGEYDLVCAELCGWGHYKMKARVLAMPEDEFQAWKKQIAVEQFTDGVTAAAPDSNQTPNTAE
- a CDS encoding cytochrome c oxidase subunit I codes for the protein MSTLNPSLDHASPHGHAGHGHHELGFVRTYLFSTDHKMIGIQFLMTTLLMMLVGGLFALGVRWQLAWPWERMPFYGDKLFPGEGGQISPEAYTMLFTMHASVMTFLVVIPILGGAFGNLLIPLQIGAPDMAFPKLNMLSYWFFLPAIVCFGMATVIDGGAAAGWTSYPLLSVLRDAAPGSRDAQTWWLFGVTFVGVSSMMGSINYITTIINMRAPGMTLFRMPLTIWAMLITAILQAFALPVLTSAGLMQLSDRLLGTCFFIPAGVIVNNAAPTVGGGQPLLWQHLFWFYSHPAVYIMLLPAMGMVSDMLACMCRKPIFGYKPMVFSMATIAGLGFIVWGHHMYASGMNPALGMTFMVATIMIALPSAIKTFNWIGTMWGGRLQFNAVLLNCVAFVSMFVIGGLSGIFMAAVPVDVYIHDTYFIVAHFHYILFGSTLFGVFAAIQFWFPKFFGRMMNDTVAKCHFVLTFIGFNLTFFPMHLLGIAGMPRRYADYLHLPYLEHLGPMNQFMTYAAMLMGSAQILLIGNFFLSMFFGPKAGRNPWHANSLEWFAPSPPPHGNFDVPPIVYHGPYEYSSPLSGDKDYLPQTEYVPLAQRRQVDAH